The genomic region ACTAAGATACGATGCTTTATTTCTAACAACATTCTCTTTTTTTCAAAGCTTTTATAATTATCGCAGTAATTTATAAGGTTCTCCATAATGTTGTTGCCGGTTCACTTTTGTAGAATCCAAATCTAAGCATGTTTTTTATTATCTAGTTACTCCGAATAGACAGAAAAAATTTCTGATTTTGATTCATTATTGCATCGCATTCTTTAAAAATACCTGCTTCCATTTTTCATATTTATTTATATTTTTAACTGTTTACGCTATTGAATCTAAATTTTCTTCCTAACTGTTGTATTTTATAAAAAATTGCTACGAATTAATCTCTCTAAGGTCGATAATTCATCATCACTCCGGCCCCAAATTGCTATAATGGCTGGGCAGGTATTTAAATCGATTGTTGGAGGAAGAGGCTCGTTTTCTTTAAAAAAGAGCATAAAATGAACTACATTTTTCCAAGAATGAAGCTTTTGCTGCCATAGGTTAATATCTTTTATGATACGGCCGTCAACCTTGTTGATAAGAAAGATAATACGCCCCTTTTTCTTAAAACAACTTGGCGCTTCCGAAAACACTCCCGCAATAAGATTAACGGAGCTTTCAAGTAAATCATCTTCATAACAATGAGCAAACAAGGTGGGCGCAATTCCCCCGTGGAGGCGGGCTCCCACTTCTATCATGACTGGACCATGGGCGGTTTGCATAATTTCCATATGCGCGGGCCCATATTCAATCCCCAGCACGCGAATGCACTGTTTTGCATAAGAGATAAGAGCAGCATAAAGGGGATCTTGAGCATCAAGCACATCAAGCGATTCATAAACAAAGGCACTCCCATTATGGATACCCTTTTTATATCGCGATAAAGCACATATCTTTATTGCTTCTCCATTTACAACAGCGTCTACTATGTATTCCTCTCCCACCAATCTTTCTTGAAGCAAATAAGCCTCGTTAGGTGCACCAAAAATATTCTTCTGCATCCAGTCGATCCTAGAAACCCACGCCATCACTTCCTCGCGGCTGGAAAAAAACAAAACACCATCACTCCCAGAAGAATCATTCGGCTTCACCACATAGCCGCTGAGGCTTTCAAAACCATCGAGAATACAATCATCTTTTGTAAGAATTTTTGACCGAATGTAAGACAAACCATTTTCACAAAGGCGCTTTTGCATCGTCGCCTTTTTCCGCCGCCAATCAGTGGTCAAAGGATTATTTCCAAGACAACCATAGTAAGCAGCCAATTGTTCTGCACAATAAATACTTATCTCAGCACCCGCTACCACGGCTTCTATCGCACCGACTGGAAAACGCTGCTTTATCTCATCCACACTATGAAGCTTCGCTTCTGCCATGCCCTCACCCTGATAAGAAAGCATAAAATGAGAAAAAAGAGCTGGTTGAGATGCAACACCGTAACAGGTATAGCCCAATTTTTGCAAAGCAGGACCATAGAGAGCACCTGTAGAGAAAGGGTCGACAATAAGAATGGGTTTGCTCATACCTTGGCTCGCCGCGCTAAAAGAAAAAGGACATAAATAAAGATTATCAACCCTATAAGGGGTAGAAGATAAATGGCCGCCTGTGGTCCCATAAGAGCGGGGCTTGTAAGAAGACCAAGGATAACATAACCCGCTGATTGGGAGATAGTATAAAGCATGCCGCTATAGCTTCCCACAAGCTCTGCTTGAGTCTCTGTCTGGGTCGCTTCAATCATATGTTTGCGGGCATTAATCCGCATGGTGTTCATCGAAAAGCCAATAAAAAAGCAAAAGACCACAGCCAAATAGGGTGATTGGGTGGTGCTAAAAATGAGATCAGCCATACCCAACATAAGGGCTGGAAGGATGAATTCAAAGCGGGGAATTTTGATAAAAGCAGCTAAAAAAGCGCCCACACCCGCAACCGCACTGCAAAGCCCATAATATTCAGAGCTAAAATTTTTCACACTCTGAAAAAGAATAGTCGCCAGTGTATTATAGGCGCAAATATGAAAACCGATAAGGCCTATGCAGACGCATAAAAGTTTAAGTTCAAGAGAGAGCCTGTCTGCTTGCGGCATGGGTGTTAGCTTCTTCTCGGTTGCAGATGGTACAACGCCTGTAGCACTATATTCATCGTGAAAAATGACATATCCGGCCACAAGGCTTACAATGATGTCAAACACACAAAGTGCCGCAATCAAACCATTATAGCCAACCCCAGCTGCTACCCCTCGCAGACTAGTTGCTTCTAAGAGATAACCACTAAGTGCTGCTCCCAAAAATGCACCAATCTGCACCACTGTTTGCATAATGCGGGAAGCCTTTTGAGCGCTAATATAACCTTTAAGCGCTAGTTTGGTATTATAAGTCTCGAGCGTACTTAAGGTGATCAAAGAGAGATAACCGATAGAGATAGATACAGCAATAAAACCAAAAGGAGAATCAGCGTAATGAAAAAGAGCAATTAATATAAGAAGGCTATAGATGATGATCCGCCTTTTATATAAATCTACCAACCTCAGAGAAGACTTAATGCGGATAAGCCCGCTTTTTTTCAAAAAATAGGGTGTAAGGGTTCCCAAAGCCATGGACACACCCAAGAAAACCGATGAAGATGTTATGCGATAAACGTTCCAAAGATTACTTAAGAATAGCACCATATCAGAAAGATACAGCACAACAACAAGCCCATAAAACCGAAACATCAACTGTTTGCGCACACCATCCCCCCCATGTCGGCATTTTAAAATCGACACTTTTAAAGATATACAATATTCAGTGCACATTTTCACAAATAGTTAGTACACTTATCACTGGACATGTCAAGTTCTTTGATAGGGGCATAATAGTAAAGTTGAAAGCCGACATTTACCGTAATGATAGCGCATTTTCAGAAATTTGAGTAGTGAGAACAGCTAGTATTTTTGTTGCGTTTCTTGTAAGACTTCTTGCCGATAAAGGCTTATTGTACTGGATAATTAGCACAGCTACGTCTGAGAGCCATATTCTGTCTTCTCAAGAGTGTCTCTGTTTAATTCAAAGTTGCGGGGTTGTTATTGATCATTGCCGTGATAAGCTTGGATTTTGAGATGGCAACAATCCTCATTATCGGGCAGAAATTGTTTATGGTCTCAGATTGAGGTGCGCTAGTACAGCTTTAGGCGGTTTTTTATATAACCAATAGGGAGGGGTGACTCCATTTGTTGGGATTTATCATCATGCGTCGAAAGGTAACCAGGATAACCATAGATGTAAGATTATTTTGTATAGATGTAGAGTTCACTTCGATACAAAAGTTCTAAATTTCCTTGTATTTCATATTTTTTTATCAATGCAACCAATTGCTGCAAATATCTTTCTCCATGGTTGGTAATGGCGCGTTGCGCTTGCGTTGAAGAACGACTCATGCCCATAAAAGCTTCGGATGGGATTGTCATCGTCCAATTGTGTGTATGTAAAGCAACCTTTTCTGGATTTGCACCAAGACCATCACGCATTTCTTGTAAAAAATCAAAATTACGATAATAACGGCAATAGTTAGGACTCATTTCTTCTAACAATGTTTCATAAGCGGCTAAAAATTGACTATTTTGAAAATCGCGATTGTTTTGAATAACCGCCATAACACCTCCAGTTTGAAGTTGATTTGAGACAGTACTAAGTAATAGAGGGCGATCCATCCACTGAAAAGCTTGCGCTGCAACAACAATATCAATTTTGCCGATTTGAGGCAAGAGGCTTTCAGCTTTACCATGATACCACTGCACAAAAGGAAATTTTCTTTTCCCCTGCTTAATCATATCTACTGATACATCAATAGCATGATATTGGTGTTCATTTCCTAGAAGTTTGACAATTCCCTCTAATGCAATGCCTGTTCCAGCGCCCACATCCACGATAGAAAAATGCTTTTTATCCTTAAAAGGAAACAGCATGGTTTTAAATAAAGTGAGAGGATAACGTGGACGGTAGCGATCATAATCATCAGCCAATCCATCAAATTTTTCATTTTGCAGTTGAATAGCTTGTAGCATGTGGTTGTGGTTTCCTTCACGAATTACGATGTGCATAAAGAAGCACTTCTCTGTCCATTATGTCAAATTCTAAAAAAAATTAAATGGGAACTGCTCCTTGACCTTTTTTATAGGGGTAATACCTACATTTCCGTCTCACATAGTATATTTTGAAAGTTAATTGTTTTTTATCCAATCGGTTGGAGATTCCAAATATTTCTCTAAAAATTTGCTTTACCTCTGGTACGATTACTACTTAAATGCCTTTTATGAGCATCAAATTTATAATTTGCTTACGGAAACGACCAATCTTAAATACTCCATCATGAAAATAAGATCGCTTATTCTCTTTGCAGTTGTTACAGTTAAAACGCCCCATTTCAGTGCTGTTTTGTTACGTTTATGGTACAAATATAAACTCTCAATGAGAGTAGAAATATTTATGAATTTTCAATATCTTAAGAATATCCCATATAATATCTAGAGTATTTTTTTATAAAAAGTGGATCACGCTTTAACAAAATGAAGAATTTTGTTTCTTTAAATTTAATCAACTAAAATAAGAGCTAAATATATGTTTGAAAATTTGGTTATACTGCATACTGAATGATATGTGTATGAGGGGATGATTTATGTTCATTGCAAATTTGAAAGAACGTGCTGCTTTATTCGAGAATAGAACTTTCCTTTATTTTACCCTGAGCGGTTTGTTTGCTACATTTGGAAATGGGCTAAATTATATTGCATTATCGTGGCTTGCCTACAGTCAGACGAATTCAATTCGTGGTGTAGCGCTTTTAATGTTTTTTCTCTGGATGCCTAGCATTCTTTTTGCACCTTTTTTGGGTGTGTTGGCGGATAAATACAATCGTAAAATGCAGATCGTCGTTTCAAATCTTGTCAGAGGTTTGGTGCTTGTGTTTTGGGTAATGCTTTGGCAATTGGGTATAGAAATTGATTTGATGATCTTATCTGCTTTGTTGGGTATTTTTATTTCTTTTTATATGCCATCAGCTGTTCCTTTAATCCAAAGTATCGTTCCTAAAAAACAGCTGATCAATGCAAATGCAACAATCGATATGGTTTATGAACTTGGTACCATAATAGGTATGGGGTTTAGTGGATTTATACTCGCCTGTGCAGGAACAAAAGAAACACTTCTGATAGGCGGTATATTTTTTGTTATTGCTGGTTTATTTAATTTTGCAATGAAAGTACCTAAAACCCGAAGATCTAAAAGTCAAAATAAGATCAATTGGTGGAAAAATTATACAACATCCCTTCGTTATTTTAAGCAGAATCCGGTTCTTTTTATGCCTTATATAAGCCAGATGATTATTATGATGCTGTTAATGACCATCCCTGTTATTCTCGTTCCTTATACACAAGAGGTCTTAAATGCGGATAGCGGGACATTCGCAATATTTGAGGCGCTTTATTCTCTGGGCGTATTCACTGGTGCGCTTTTTTCTCCATTTTTTTGTACAATTTTATCCATAAGAAAAACATTGGCATTTTTATTAGCTGTTATGGCTATCGGTCTTGCTATTCTGTCTGTCAACACATACAAGCTTGTTGTTTTTCCTGTTTATTTCATGATTGGATTTGGGCTTTCAAGTTGGGCTCTTTCAATTTCTTTATCTCAACTCTCTTGTGATCCCCAATATCAAGGAAGATTGCAGGCAAGTTTTAATGGTATTTCTGGGTGTTGTATCCTTGGATTATATCTATTCATGGCAAGAGATACCAACAGCATCTCATGTCAGTCTGTATATTTTTTTCAAAGTATTATTGCGGGTGTTGGAATGCTCATCGTCTTATTTTACAGAAATGAAAAATACTAAATTGTATTTAAATGCCATAAACATATACCATGCTCTATGAGCATTTATCATGCCTTTCATATTTGCTTTTAAAAGGATGCAAATACTAAAGTTTGCGTTTTCAATAAAGCATAAATATGCTTCTTTAGGTTGATATTATTCTCGTAAAAAGCTGAGAATTCAGTGCCTTAAATGTTTAAGCACAGCAGAGGATAAAGCAATTGGGGAACTCTATAAAGAAATTATGTATTATTATTTGCGTTCTTCAAAATCCATATGATGAATAGTATCATCAATTGTTTCATCTTCATGAGGATAAGAGTTTCTGCGACGATGCAAGGTTTGTATAATTTCTTTTTTTAAAATTGCATCTGCTTCGCTTAAACGATGAATACTGAGTTCCAATTCAAGAGATAAAGCTAAGTCCACGCATAATTTAAGCTCTTCTCCAATATCAAAACCACGTTGATAGTTGTCATAAAGACCAACAAGGGTATCAGATAATTCTTTATCGCATAAAGAGGCCATGCTCACTCCTCCACGTTGCGGTTTTTCTATATGGCTTTGATATTTTAGGTTTCACCCCACTGTCATCACCAAAAACTGCCATGTATACCAACATGATAGTTTTGTCAATTTTCTGTAAAACATCAGTTTTTAAGTTAATTTCTTTCAGACACTTTATTGCTTCAAGATTTTGAATTTTCCAATGAAAAGATATGGCAATATCTTTACTATAAGGATTGCCACCTTTAAAATGTATTACCAAATACCTTAAGGTTGCCTCATGACGAATGAAAACCCAAGCAATGTTATTGATATTAACCATAGGCGAGCATGGTTTATAAAGGTTTATTCTTTGCATAAGGGGTAATACTTTCATTTTTTGCAAAATATCGGTATTCTTGCTTATTTTGTATTGTGTTTTAGACATTGATAAACTTTTTACCTTATGTT from Bartonella birtlesii IBS 325 harbors:
- a CDS encoding MFS transporter, whose translation is MFIANLKERAALFENRTFLYFTLSGLFATFGNGLNYIALSWLAYSQTNSIRGVALLMFFLWMPSILFAPFLGVLADKYNRKMQIVVSNLVRGLVLVFWVMLWQLGIEIDLMILSALLGIFISFYMPSAVPLIQSIVPKKQLINANATIDMVYELGTIIGMGFSGFILACAGTKETLLIGGIFFVIAGLFNFAMKVPKTRRSKSQNKINWWKNYTTSLRYFKQNPVLFMPYISQMIIMMLLMTIPVILVPYTQEVLNADSGTFAIFEALYSLGVFTGALFSPFFCTILSIRKTLAFLLAVMAIGLAILSVNTYKLVVFPVYFMIGFGLSSWALSISLSQLSCDPQYQGRLQASFNGISGCCILGLYLFMARDTNSISCQSVYFFQSIIAGVGMLIVLFYRNEKY
- a CDS encoding class I SAM-dependent methyltransferase produces the protein MLQAIQLQNEKFDGLADDYDRYRPRYPLTLFKTMLFPFKDKKHFSIVDVGAGTGIALEGIVKLLGNEHQYHAIDVSVDMIKQGKRKFPFVQWYHGKAESLLPQIGKIDIVVAAQAFQWMDRPLLLSTVSNQLQTGGVMAVIQNNRDFQNSQFLAAYETLLEEMSPNYCRYYRNFDFLQEMRDGLGANPEKVALHTHNWTMTIPSEAFMGMSRSSTQAQRAITNHGERYLQQLVALIKKYEIQGNLELLYRSELYIYTK
- a CDS encoding ATP-grasp domain-containing protein, with amino-acid sequence MSKPILIVDPFSTGALYGPALQKLGYTCYGVASQPALFSHFMLSYQGEGMAEAKLHSVDEIKQRFPVGAIEAVVAGAEISIYCAEQLAAYYGCLGNNPLTTDWRRKKATMQKRLCENGLSYIRSKILTKDDCILDGFESLSGYVVKPNDSSGSDGVLFFSSREEVMAWVSRIDWMQKNIFGAPNEAYLLQERLVGEEYIVDAVVNGEAIKICALSRYKKGIHNGSAFVYESLDVLDAQDPLYAALISYAKQCIRVLGIEYGPAHMEIMQTAHGPVMIEVGARLHGGIAPTLFAHCYEDDLLESSVNLIAGVFSEAPSCFKKKGRIIFLINKVDGRIIKDINLWQQKLHSWKNVVHFMLFFKENEPLPPTIDLNTCPAIIAIWGRSDDELSTLERLIRSNFL
- a CDS encoding MFS transporter, translating into MRKQLMFRFYGLVVVLYLSDMVLFLSNLWNVYRITSSSVFLGVSMALGTLTPYFLKKSGLIRIKSSLRLVDLYKRRIIIYSLLILIALFHYADSPFGFIAVSISIGYLSLITLSTLETYNTKLALKGYISAQKASRIMQTVVQIGAFLGAALSGYLLEATSLRGVAAGVGYNGLIAALCVFDIIVSLVAGYVIFHDEYSATGVVPSATEKKLTPMPQADRLSLELKLLCVCIGLIGFHICAYNTLATILFQSVKNFSSEYYGLCSAVAGVGAFLAAFIKIPRFEFILPALMLGMADLIFSTTQSPYLAVVFCFFIGFSMNTMRINARKHMIEATQTETQAELVGSYSGMLYTISQSAGYVILGLLTSPALMGPQAAIYLLPLIGLIIFIYVLFLLARRAKV